The following proteins are encoded in a genomic region of Oryza brachyantha chromosome 11, ObraRS2, whole genome shotgun sequence:
- the LOC121055679 gene encoding uncharacterized protein LOC121055679, with protein MRYMANPETEPGNKERMIAFFHGYRMIAFSTDAVSLFPFLVVDQKAIMNQNATHARPRLFFSQPGNLLQGRPLPHGAHPSNYFPEILLFLTKIRQLSVREDNCDPKCSAISEISMESEKNYQVRKNIHAESYTLHLSAQENTQHEECGYYMWRQKFRVKPENRVDKRADIDEYVITLAFPHGQRLARGKRILPGVYAFLPTEILTNFPFIIQADFLLASSRETILVDSMWNKGILECVPSAFLNAFVALVKSRADYPAMSLPSMFNFLPVHPSHVPFLEPLRCVIKEKVLAEDIMPCESYTLQKMFCKPGEVGRLKPDFWAILRKAQEAGVDLKNLSAHGTYIVSCHFDKSIYDNVFSFLDVKGVSAEWYAKCIEGSNLADELPEDLYIELLHFVATNWDSLLSARMKSIPLLKYVDSYGVSSFWSISRAGQSSDRLCISQKFIQWLVNWNQEFPSCKQFFLPLSTHRALFKFSKYDFLVNWLRNCVNVQVVSVYSYGLNIAKSLDSDRRSIVAFAHFLYHSFKISHIENKYFLIELCRSMPIINIYGKVVKTKNIVLVPAKGSKWVRLMGTNPWKDEKYTVLAADYMSSANFARNTTPDGQLLKFLTEHLPVLDVPSVDPPDASFPTVSSPLTVDNALLLLEWLQNLKSRGVKLPAKFVDCISKGNWLMTSADYRSPSESFMSSAEWTGLLQIGSSFVDIPIIDQQFYQNKLRLYNEELKAIGVRFEFNEASVYIGSHLMSIAESNMLTRDNVYSLLQLIRFLQESNLPTGALVDSVSSGEWMKSTLGYRSPANCIIYDSDWAVASCISILPFLDVQFYGENILDYQPELELLGVLVGFEDDYIVVIDNFEFSSNAISSEATVLILKCLRYVSPCDDFITKLKDIKWIKTNVGFCVPSKSFLIEPEWECLLKVFDEVPLIDLGFYGGVISLYKEELKKTGLIAGHMEASNALADLFKQMVSKSSLTKANVLALLASYRQLKSHEPSPMKLFNCLRDEKWLHTSHGFRSPSDAILFDESWWLLSPIASLPFIDDGDSCYGLPIHYRYFAINDGYFRHLANSLILSWEART; from the coding sequence CCAGGAAATCTACTCCAAGGACGTCCACTTCCTCATGGAGCTCATCCAAGTAATTACTTTCCTGAAATCCTACTGTTTCTCACAAAGATAAGGCAGCTTTCTGTCCGAGAAGATAATTGTGATCCAAAATGCAGCGCAATAAGTGAGATATCCATGGAGAGTGAAAAGAATTACCAAGTGAGGAAGAACATACATGCTGAGTCATACACGCTCCATTTGTCAGCTCAAGAGAATACTCAACATGAAGAGTGTGGATATTACATGTGGAGGCAAAAGTTCCGAGTCAAACCGGAGAATAGAGTGGATAAACGTGCTGATATAGATGAGTATGTGATCACACTGGCCTTCCCACATGGCCAGCGTCTAGCCCGGGGGAAACGGATTTTGCCAGGTGTCTATGCTTTTCTTCCTACTGAGATTTTAACAAACTTCCCTTTCATCATTCAGGCTGATTTCCTCCTTGCATCCTCAAGAGAGACAATACTTGTTGATAGCATGTGGAACAAGGGAATTCTTGAGTGTGTTCCGAGCGCTTTCCTGAATGCATTTGTAGCACTTGTGAAGTCGAGAGCTGATTATCCAGCAATGTCACTGCCATCCATGTTCAACTTCCTACCAGTGCATCCTTCACATGTACCATTTCTAGAGCCACTTAGGTGTGTCATCAAAGAAAAGGTTCTTGCTGAGGATATTATGCCATGTGAGTCTTATACTCTGCAGAAGATGTTTTGCAAACCAGGTGAAGTTGGGCGGCTCAAGCCAGACTTCTGGGCTATCCTCAGGAAAGCACAAGAAGCTGGAGTGGATTTGAAGAATCTATCAGCTCATGGAACCTACATTGTTAGTTGTCATTTTGATAAGAGTATATACGACAATGTGTTTTCATTTCTGGATGTAAAAGGTGTGAGTGCCGAATGGTATGCGAAATGCATTGAAGGGTCCAATCTTGCCGATGAGCTACCTGAAGACCTTTATATTGAACTTCTACATTTTGTGGCAACAAATTGGGACAGTCTTTTGAGTGCAAGAATGAAATCTATTCCCTTACTGAAGTATGTTGACAGTTATGGTGTTTCCTCTTTCTGGAGCATATCAAGAGCTGGTCAGTCTAGTGACAGACTATGCATCTCTCAGAAGTTCATACAATGGCTCGTCAACTGGAACCAGGAGTTTCCCTCTTGCAAACAGTTTTTTCTTCCCCTCAGTACACACAGAGCTCTGTTTAAGTTCTCTAAGTACGATTTTTTGGTAAACTGGCTTCGGAACTGTGTGAACGTGCAGGTTGTCTCTGTCTATAGCTATGGACTTAACATTGCTAAATCTTTGGACTCTGACCGCAGATCTATAGTCGCATTCGCCCACTTCTTATACCATTCATTTAAGATTAGCCACATAGAGAATAAATACTTTCTGATAGAGCTGTGCCGTTCCATGCCGATCATTAACATCTATGGGAAGGTGGTGAAGACAAAAAACATTGTTCTTGTTCCTGCTAAGGGCAGCAAATGGGTCAGGTTAATGGGCACCAACCCATGGAAGGATGAGAAATACACAGTATTGGCAGCAGACTACATGTCTTCGGCTAATTTTGCCAGGAACACCACACCTGATGGCCAGCTCTTGAAATTCTTGACAGAGCACCTGCCGGTCTTAGATGTACCATCTGTAGACCCTCCAGATGCAAGCTTCCCTACAGTCTCATCGCCATTAACCGTTGATAATGCATTATTGCTCTTGGAGTGGCTACAGAATCTCAAGTCTCGTGGAGTAAAACTGCCAGCCAAGTTTGTGGATTGTATCAGTAAGGGAAATTGGCTGATGACATCTGCTGACTACAGATCACCTAGCGAATCGTTTATGTCCAGTGCAGAGTGGACAGGTCTTCTGCAAATTGGATCTTCGTTTGTTGACATACCAATCATTGATCAGCAATTCTACCAAAACAAGCTGCGTCTGTATAATGAGGAACTCAAAGCAATTGGGGtgagatttgaatttaatgAGGCATCCGTGTACATTGGTAGTCACCTGATGTCCATTGCTGAAAGCAATATGCTAACCAGAGATAATGTGTATTCACTGCTTCAGCTGATTCGGTTTCTGCAAGAGAGCAATCTGCCTACAGGTGCTCTCGTTGACAGTGTGAGTAGCGGAGAATGGATGAAGAGTACTCTTGGCTATAGATCTCCAGCTAATTGCATTATCTACGACTCAGACTGGGCAGTGGCATCATGTATCAGTATCCTACCATTTCTTGATGTACAGTTCTATGGAGAAAACATCCTTGACTATCAACCAGAGCTTGAGTTGCTTGGTGTTCTTGTTGGATTTGAAGATGACTATATAGTTGTGATTGATAACTTTGAGTTCAGTTCCAATGCTATTTCTTCAGAGGCAACTGTACTAATCCTGAAATGTCTCCGTTATGTGAGCCCATGTGATGATTTCATAACTAAACTCAAGGATATAAAATGGATAAAGACTAATGTAGGATTTTGTGTTCCAAGTAAATCATTTCTCATTGAGCCTGAATGGGAGTGCCTTCTGAAGGTCTTTGATGAAGTACCCTTAATTGATCTGGGGTTCTATGGGGGTGTCATCAGTCTATACAAAGAAGAGCTGAAGAAGACTGGGTTGATTGCAGGACACATGGAGGCTTCAAATGCTCTAGCTGATCTTTTCAAGCAGATGGTGTCAAAATCATCGCTCACCAAAGCAAATGTCCTTGCATTGCTTGCATCCTATCGACAATTGAAGTCACATGAGCCATCTCCCATGAAGCTTTTCAACTGCTTGCGTGACGAGAAGTGGCTGCACACATCACATGGATTCAGGAGCCCATCAGATGCTATTCTCTTTGATGAGTCATGGTGGTTGTTATCTCCCATTGCAAGCTTACCCTTCATAGATGATGGGGACTCCTGCTATGGCTTACCCATCCACTACCGTTATTTTGCTATCAATGATGGGTATTTTCGTCATTTGGCTAACTCCTTAATTCTTTCTTGGGAAGCTAGGACTTGA
- the LOC102716652 gene encoding uncharacterized protein LOC102716652 — MKLGESLDDYLACFNKILSDLRSVDASYDVNYSQSEIARHFMNGLDMKVWDVKVTSIQKSIDMNVLTLDILYTKLKTYEMNILSKRTDLKSTALISSSGSSSESISLAAFAAFIALSDDQLEEISEEDLVLAANRISRAVSNIRIRRRGGPIRCFGCGQPNHIRSQCPKLGRVNAVREVNQNNCKKLDVVTKKSRKLESCLALSFTMNTRLVDELFLAKRALNKCRVAVFASSMFNLISSKRIKQSSAKPCLTCPANEMKLKHALECVKQMEEVVKRDEVISCKNCASLTQEVSYLKSSLQRFSDGKRNLNMILDQSKVSTHNRGLGFDPHVHFSRHPPTVLSIIQNGEILTEPKPKTIVFKSAGLMSSLSASSSKVVSAKHVVNAKPAFNTKSVVNAKPVFSTTSVVNAKPAISTCASTHRDKYTYSFCGKDGHIVGFCFRLARKQKKEREIAFAKQRWQKLAFTSRQAAFLARKENVWIVDSGCSRHMTGDKSWFSSLVRASRKDSIIFGDASTSTITATGSVKVSDKFTLNDVALVENLKYNLLSVSQIVDENFDVLFKKSGSKIFYFSGDVVLNISRYGRVFKADFESSISFEVICLVAKFSKDVMFWHRRLGHIGFDHLTRISGSDLIRSLPKLKKDVDLDSSYTWTLSVRLECNLLEESDKFESRSRDGLMLGYAAHSRGYRVLVLETNKIVETCEVTFDEASPGTRPEISGTISQVQGEDIFVEESDDEDDDEVSAGADGGGPPETSSSSEQGTEHENSSEATAPLHIQRRHPPEQIIGNLDERTTRSKPGNLLQGRPLPHGAHPSNYFPEILLFLTKIRQLSVREDNCDPKCSAISEISMESEKNYQVRKNIHAESYTLHLSAQENTQHEECGYYMWRQKFRVKPENRVDKRADIDEYVITLAFPHGQRLARGKRILPGVYAFLPTEILTNFPFIIQADFLLASSRETILVDSMWNKGILECVPSAFLNAFVALVKSRADYPAMSLPSMFNFLPVHPSHVPFLEPLRCVIKEKVLAEDIMPCESYTLQKMFCKPGEVGRLKPDFWAILRKAQEAGVDLKNLSAHGTYIVSCHFDKSIYDNVFSFLDVKGVSAEWYAKCIEGSNLADELPEDLYIELLHFVATNWDSLLSARMKSIPLLKYVDSYGVSSFWSISRAGQSSDRLCISQKFIQWLVNWNQEFPSCKQFFLPLSTHRALFKFSKYDFLVNWLRNCVNVQVVSVYSYGLNIAKSLDSDRRSIVAFAHFLYHSFKISHIENKYFLIELCRSMPIINIYGKVVKTKNIVLVPAKGSKWVRLMGTNPWKDEKYTVLAADYMSSANFARNTTPDGQLLKFLTEHLPVLDVPSVDPPDASFPTVSSPLTVDNALLLLEWLQNLKSRGVKLPAKFVDCISKGNWLMTSADYRSPSESFMSSAEWTGLLQIGSSFVDIPIIDQQFYQNKLRLYNEELKAIGVRFEFNEASVYIGSHLMSIAESNMLTRDNVYSLLQLIRFLQESNLPTGALVDSVSSGEWMKSTLGYRSPANCIIYDSDWAVASCISILPFLDVQFYGENILDYQPELELLGVLVGFEDDYIVVIDNFEFSSNAISSEATVLILKCLRYVSPCDDFITKLKDIKWIKTNVGFCVPSKSFLIEPEWECLLKVFDEVPLIDLGFYGGVISLYKEELKKTGLIAGHMEASNALADLFKQMVSKSSLTKANVLALLASYRQLKSHEPSPMKLFNCLRDEKWLHTSHGFRSPSDAILFDESWWLLSPIASLPFIDDGDSCYGLPIHYRYFAINDGYFRHLANSLILSWEART, encoded by the exons atgaaacttgGAGAATCCTTGGATGACTATTTGGCTTGTTTCAATAAAATCCTGAGTGATCTTAGATCTGTTGATGCTTCTTATGATGTTAACTATTCTCAATCTGAGATTGCTCGTCACTTTATGAATGGCCTTGATATGAAAGTTTGGGATGTTAAAGTTACTTCAATTCAAAAGTCTATTGATATGAATGTTTTAACTTTGGATATTCTTTAtactaaattgaaaacatatgagatgaatattctttcaaaaagGACTGATTTGAAATCTACTGCTTTAATATCCTCATCTGGATCTTCTTCTGAGTCTATTTCTTTGGCAGCCTTTGCTGCTTTTATCGCCTTGTCCGATGATCAACTGGAAGAGATCAGTGAGGAGGACTTGGTTTTGGCCGCTAACAGAATTTCTCGAGCTGTGAGTAATATCAGGatcaggagaagaggaggaccaATTCGATGCTTTGGATGTGGTCAACCGAATCACATCCGTTCTCAGTGCCCCAAGCTTGGAAGAG TGAATGCTGTAAGAGAAGTTAATCagaataattgcaaaaaacttgatgttgTAACCAAGAAATCTAGAAAACTTGAATCCTGTCTTGCTCTTAGCTTTACAATGAATACTAGATTGGTTGATGAATTGTTTTTGGCTAAGAGAGCTTTAAACAAATGTCGAGTTGCTGTGTTTGCTAGTTCTATGTTTAACTTGATTAGCTCTAAAAGAATCAAGCAATCTAGTGCTAAACCTTGCTTGACATGTCCTGCTAATGAGATGAAACTTAAACATGCTTTGGAATGTGTTAAACAAATGGAGGAAGTTGTTAAAAGAGATGAAGTGATTTCTTGTAAAAATTGTGCTAGTTTAACTCAAgaggtttcttatttaaaaagttctttgcaaagattttctgatggaaAAAGGAACCTCAACATGATTCTTGATCAATCTAAAGTTAGCACACACAATCGTGGTTTAGGTTTTGATCCTCATGTTCACTTTTCTAGACATCCTCCTACTGTTTTAAGTATTATTcagaatggtgaaattttgaCTGAACCTAAACCTAAGACTATTGTATTTAAATCTGCTGGCCTCATGTCTTCCTTGAGTGCTTCTTCATCAAAAGTTGTGAGTGCTAAACATGTTGTGAATGCTAAACCTGCTTTTAACACTAAATCTGTTGTAAATGCCAAACCTGTCTTTAGTACTACATCGGTTGTTAATGCTAAACCTGCTATATCAACTTGTGCTTCAACTCATCGTGATAAGTATACATATTCCTTTTGTGGCAAAGATGGCCATATTGTTGGTTTCTGTTTTAGACTTGCTAGAAAGCAGAAAAAGGAACGggaaattgcttttgcaaaacaaagatgGCAAAAATTGGCTTTTACCTCGAGGCAGGCG GCATTTTtggcgaggaaggagaacgtGTGGATTGTGGACTCCGGTTGTTCGCGACATATGACCGGTGATAAAAGTTGGTTCTCCTCTCTCGTGAGGGCATCAAGGAAGGATTCAATCATCTTCGGTGATGCTTCTACTAGTACGATCACTGCAACTGGATCTGTCAAGGtaagtgacaaatttacattgaatgatgtcgctttggttgaaaatctaAAGTACAATTTGCTCTCCGTTTCTCAAATTGTGGATGAGAATTTTGATGTTCTGTTTAAGAAAAgtggaagtaaaattttttatttttctggagATGTTGTGCTTAATATTTCTCGATATGGAAGAGTTTTTAAAGCTGATTTTGAAAGTAGTATTTCTTTTGAAGTTATATGTCTTGTTGCAAAGTTTTCTAAAGATGTGATGTTCTGGCATCGCAGACTTGGACATATTGGCTTTGATCATCTAACTAGGATTAGTGGTTCAGATCTTATTCGTAGTTtgcctaaacttaaaaaagatgttgatttg GACAGCTCTTACACATGGACACTGTCGGTCCGGCTAGAGTGCAATCTGTTGGAGGAAAGTG ataaatttgaatcacgCTCTCGTGATGGACTTATGTTAGGATATGCTGCCCATTCTCGAGGTTACCGTGTActtgttttagaaactaacaaaattgttgAGACTTGTGAAGTCACTTTTGATGAGGCTAGTCCAGGTACTAGACCCGAAATTTCAGGTACAATATCACAGGTTCAGGGGGAGGATATATTTGTGGAGGAAAGTgatgacgaggacgacgacgaagtgtcGGCTG GTGCGGATGGTGGTGGACCTCCAGAAACCTCTAGTTCGTCAGAACAGGGTACAGAACATGAAAATTCATCTGAAGCCACTGCTCCACTTCATATTCAACGACGACATCCTCCGGAACAAATAATAGGTAACTTGGATGAACGTACTACAAGGTCGAAG CCAGGAAATCTACTCCAAGGACGTCCACTTCCTCATGGAGCTCATCCAAGTAATTACTTTCCTGAAATCCTACTGTTTCTCACAAAGATAAGGCAGCTTTCTGTCCGAGAAGATAATTGTGATCCAAAATGCAGCGCAATAAGTGAGATATCCATGGAGAGTGAAAAGAATTACCAAGTGAGGAAGAACATACATGCTGAGTCATACACGCTCCATTTGTCAGCTCAAGAGAATACTCAACATGAAGAGTGTGGATATTACATGTGGAGGCAAAAGTTCCGAGTCAAACCGGAGAATAGAGTGGATAAACGTGCTGATATAGATGAGTATGTGATCACACTGGCCTTCCCACATGGCCAGCGTCTAGCCCGGGGGAAACGGATTTTGCCAGGTGTCTATGCTTTTCTTCCTACTGAGATTTTAACAAACTTCCCTTTCATCATTCAGGCTGATTTCCTCCTTGCATCCTCAAGAGAGACAATACTTGTTGATAGCATGTGGAACAAGGGAATTCTTGAGTGTGTTCCGAGCGCTTTCCTGAATGCATTTGTAGCACTTGTGAAGTCGAGAGCTGATTATCCAGCAATGTCACTGCCATCCATGTTCAACTTCCTACCAGTGCATCCTTCACATGTACCATTTCTAGAGCCACTTAGGTGTGTCATCAAAGAAAAGGTTCTTGCTGAGGATATTATGCCATGTGAGTCTTATACTCTGCAGAAGATGTTTTGCAAACCAGGTGAAGTTGGGCGGCTCAAGCCAGACTTCTGGGCTATCCTCAGGAAAGCACAAGAAGCTGGAGTGGATTTGAAGAATCTATCAGCTCATGGAACCTACATTGTTAGTTGTCATTTTGATAAGAGTATATACGACAATGTGTTTTCATTTCTGGATGTAAAAGGTGTGAGTGCCGAATGGTATGCGAAATGCATTGAAGGGTCCAATCTTGCCGATGAGCTACCTGAAGACCTTTATATTGAACTTCTACATTTTGTGGCAACAAATTGGGACAGTCTTTTGAGTGCAAGAATGAAATCTATTCCCTTACTGAAGTATGTTGACAGTTATGGTGTTTCCTCTTTCTGGAGCATATCAAGAGCTGGTCAGTCTAGTGACAGACTATGCATCTCTCAGAAGTTCATACAATGGCTCGTCAACTGGAACCAGGAGTTTCCCTCTTGCAAACAGTTTTTTCTTCCCCTCAGTACACACAGAGCTCTGTTTAAGTTCTCTAAGTACGATTTTTTGGTAAACTGGCTTCGGAACTGTGTGAACGTGCAGGTTGTCTCTGTCTATAGCTATGGACTTAACATTGCTAAATCTTTGGACTCTGACCGCAGATCTATAGTCGCATTCGCCCACTTCTTATACCATTCATTTAAGATTAGCCACATAGAGAATAAATACTTTCTGATAGAGCTGTGCCGTTCCATGCCGATCATTAACATCTATGGGAAGGTGGTGAAGACAAAAAACATTGTTCTTGTTCCTGCTAAGGGCAGCAAATGGGTCAGGTTAATGGGCACCAACCCATGGAAGGATGAGAAATACACAGTATTGGCAGCAGACTACATGTCTTCGGCTAATTTTGCCAGGAACACCACACCTGATGGCCAGCTCTTGAAATTCTTGACAGAGCACCTGCCGGTCTTAGATGTACCATCTGTAGACCCTCCAGATGCAAGCTTCCCTACAGTCTCATCGCCATTAACCGTTGATAATGCATTATTGCTCTTGGAGTGGCTACAGAATCTCAAGTCTCGTGGAGTAAAACTGCCAGCCAAGTTTGTGGATTGTATCAGTAAGGGAAATTGGCTGATGACATCTGCTGACTACAGATCACCTAGCGAATCGTTTATGTCCAGTGCAGAGTGGACAGGTCTTCTGCAAATTGGATCTTCGTTTGTTGACATACCAATCATTGATCAGCAATTCTACCAAAACAAGCTGCGTCTGTATAATGAGGAACTCAAAGCAATTGGGGtgagatttgaatttaatgAGGCATCCGTGTACATTGGTAGTCACCTGATGTCCATTGCTGAAAGCAATATGCTAACCAGAGATAATGTGTATTCACTGCTTCAGCTGATTCGGTTTCTGCAAGAGAGCAATCTGCCTACAGGTGCTCTCGTTGACAGTGTGAGTAGCGGAGAATGGATGAAGAGTACTCTTGGCTATAGATCTCCAGCTAATTGCATTATCTACGACTCAGACTGGGCAGTGGCATCATGTATCAGTATCCTACCATTTCTTGATGTACAGTTCTATGGAGAAAACATCCTTGACTATCAACCAGAGCTTGAGTTGCTTGGTGTTCTTGTTGGATTTGAAGATGACTATATAGTTGTGATTGATAACTTTGAGTTCAGTTCCAATGCTATTTCTTCAGAGGCAACTGTACTAATCCTGAAATGTCTCCGTTATGTGAGCCCATGTGATGATTTCATAACTAAACTCAAGGATATAAAATGGATAAAGACTAATGTAGGATTTTGTGTTCCAAGTAAATCATTTCTCATTGAGCCTGAATGGGAGTGCCTTCTGAAGGTCTTTGATGAAGTACCCTTAATTGATCTGGGGTTCTATGGGGGTGTCATCAGTCTATACAAAGAAGAGCTGAAGAAGACTGGGTTGATTGCAGGACACATGGAGGCTTCAAATGCTCTAGCTGATCTTTTCAAGCAGATGGTGTCAAAATCATCGCTCACCAAAGCAAATGTCCTTGCATTGCTTGCATCCTATCGACAATTGAAGTCACATGAGCCATCTCCCATGAAGCTTTTCAACTGCTTGCGTGACGAGAAGTGGCTGCACACATCACATGGATTCAGGAGCCCATCAGATGCTATTCTCTTTGATGAGTCATGGTGGTTGTTATCTCCCATTGCAAGCTTACCCTTCATAGATGATGGGGACTCCTGCTATGGCTTACCCATCCACTACCGTTATTTTGCTATCAATGATGGGTATTTTCGTCATTTGGCTAACTCCTTAATTCTTTCTTGGGAAGCTAGGACTTGA